Below is a genomic region from uncultured Sunxiuqinia sp..
ACCGGCAACAGCGCCTCGTTGTGATAGATAACGATGCTATTTCCAGAAGTATCCGTTCCCATAGTAGGAGCTTCTTGACTACGCGTCCGGTGCTTATAATATAATCCGGCTGCTAAGTTCTTTTCTTCTTCTGGTGCACCATCACCTTGAGACGGGCGGAAATTCACGAGTTTGTCTTTGTCGTAAGAGTAATACATGATGTGAAATCCGATCAACTCCTGTAGTTCTGTTGTGGAAAAATCCTCTATCGAAGACTTTCCATTCTCAGAAAGATAGTTGGTGAGTGCTTCGTCATTTGGAGCCATTACGGTTACCAAACTTTTACCCTCCATGATAGGCTTAAAACCAGCAAGTTCAACGCCTTTAAGAAAGATCGTATAATCGCCTCTTTCTTCAAGAACTTGCCAGGCGCTGCCTTCAAGCCAAGTAGGTGCTTCGTAATGCTCCTTCATTTTATCTTCGCATGAACTGAATGTAAAAGCAAATATGAATACCCACGCTATCGTTCTAATGAATTTCATTTTATCCATATAATTCATTTTTATGATTAGTTTTTAAATACTGATTTCAGGGCCGTTAGATCCCTGACTAGGAACCTGAATAAACTGACCTTGAATAATTGGTGTGAACTGACATTGTAAAAAACTGCTACTATTGGATAGCAGTGAAATCGCCTTGGAAAGATAATTGCCTTTGAATAGGCAGAGGAATTCGATTAACACTTTCATGTGTCTTCGTTCGTTTTTCATAGTTAAGTTTGTTTTTAATAGTTAAGCGTATTCTTTATAGATGTGTTTTTTGTTAGTTTTATTTTTAAACCAAGCAGGTTGATCTCGGAGTTATGAAAATTACAAATTTGACATTTGCTCGATTCAACCTTTCAAAAAATCAAGTGAGTTAATTTTTCATTGGTCGTTAATTTTTCAGTGCTAATTCTACCAAACAAATATAGGCCGGGTTACCTCCTCGCCCTCCTGTAATTTTGTACACAATTAACCAGACAAATTGATTTTAATACTCAATATCAGTGTATTTACAACATAAAAGAAGAAATAGAAGAGGTCTATTTAAAGATTAATTAATGTCAGTGAAGACTATCAGACGCTAGCGAACAACCCGATTTAGACAAGAGGTGTTTCGAAGTACATGTGAGAATCATGTTAACAATCGTTATTAAGTGAAGTCAAAAGAGATTACAGCATTATGCAGACTATATCTAAACGATCTTCTTCAAAAAAAATCTATAAACGGAATTGCAACTATGAACTACCGGTTTTGCTTTTGGTATTCAGACGGTGTTTTACCAAAGTGTTTTTTAAACATCCGACTAAAGTACTCCGGATCGCTGTATCCAACATCAAAGGCAACTTCAGAAACGGTGATACCGCCGGAACATAGCAACTCAGCTGCCTTCTTCATTCGTACAATTCGAACAAAATCTTTTGGAGAATAACCCGAAATTCCTTTCATCTTTTTGTAAAACACGGTTCTCCCAAAACCAAATTCCGGAAGCATCTTATCCACCGAAAACTCAGAGTTAGTCATATTTTCCTCCACCAAGCGAATAACCTTATCCATAAATTCCTGATCGGCCTTTGAACTTGTAAGCTCCTTGGTTTTAATATTGGTATCTTTTCCAAAGCGTTCTTTAAGCTGTTTCCGCTGCTTCAGGATGTTCTGAACCCGTTTTTCAAGATACACCATATTAAATGGCTTGGTGATATAATCATCAGCACCTATTTCAATACCTTCTATTTTATGCTCCTCCAGCGATTTTGCTGTTAACAGAATAATTGGAATATGACTGGTGTAAAACTCACTTTTCATGATTCTGGTTAACTCCAAACCATCCATTTCAGGCATCATCACGTCGCAAATAATTAAATCCGGGTTCTCTTTTCTCGCTAATTTAACTCCTTCTTTTCCGTCATAAGCTTGTAACACGTTGTAATTCTGAGAAAGATGCTCGACCAAGAACTTTTGCAAATCGGGGTTATCTTCCACGATTAGGACTTGATCTCTTTTATCTGTTTTGGGTGTTTTACTTATTAAATCATCTCCTGATTCATCATCCTTTATGGTATCAATATACTGCCTTGTATAACTTGGCTCTTTATAGGTTGGTTGCACTTCATTTATATCATCTCCAAGAACAAGAACTCCGACAAACCTAATTTTAAACGAACTTCCTTCTCCTCGTTTACTTTCAACAAAAATTTCGCCTCCCAACAAGTCAACCAATTCACGACACAGAGACAAGCCAATACCTGTACTAGATTCGTCTTTCCACTTAGATCGGTCACCCAAATTAAAACGGTCGAAAATATGAGGCAAATCCGTCTCCCGGATTCCTTCACCCTCATCAATTACGGCAATCGTTAGTTCACCATTCATCTCATTACTCGACAATTCAAGTCTGATTGACCGTCCTGATTCGGTATGTTTAAAAGCGTTTGACAATAAATTGAACACAATCTTCTCAAGCGCTTTATAGTCAAGGTGGGCTCTCAGGCTCTTTTTATCGTGTACAAAAGAAAAATGAATATTCTGCTTTTTTGAAAATGGCAGAAATGCCTGGTAAATCTCACTTAAAAAATCAACCGGATCACCGTTAATTTTATTGAGTTTGAAAAAACCTTTCTGAATTTTTCTAAAATCCATTAGCTGGTCAATCAACTCTAATAAACGTCGGGTATTTCGTTTCACCATTTTCAACGAACTAAACATCTCTGCCGGAAGTTTCGCATTTGCAAGCATATCTTCAACTGGACCAAGAATCAGCGCTAGTGGAGTTTTGAACTCATGTGATATGCTTGTGTAAAATTTTAATTTATCGTCGGCTATCTGCTTTTCGAATTCAACCTCGTGCTTCAACTTAATCCGTTCGAGCGTAAAACGCCGCAATAAAAAAAGGATACCCGTAATTATTAATGTATAGAACAAGTAGGCCCAGACTGTTTCCCATGGAGGGGGAGTGATTGTGATTGCCAGCTTCATCTCCGGGTTTACCCATAACCCATCGCTATTCGATGCCTGAAGCCGGAATTGATAATCTCCGGGCTCCAATTCACGATAGATGGCAGTATTTAAATTACCCGAGTTATTCCAGTTTTGCTCATACTCTTCAAGCTTAAATTTATATTGAATCTTTGAGGGAGCCTTATAATCCAAAGCAGCAAATTCAAATGTGAGGAAATTTTCATCGTAATTTAAATGAATAGCTTGAGCGGAATTACCTACAAAGCTACGAGCGCGATTTAATTTTTTTTGATTGGTTTTCCCATTGATTTTGAAATCAGTTAAAACAATCGGGACTTGCCTGTACGATTTCTTAATGGAATCAGGACTAAACCATATCATCCCAGAGATATGTCCAAACATTAATTTGCCGGTCGATGTTTTCAAGGCTTCGCCCTCCGAAAAAGAATTTTCAGTTAAACCGTCAGCAATATAATAGTTATCCACGCTGCCCATCTTCGGATTGTATTTA
It encodes:
- a CDS encoding two-component regulator propeller domain-containing protein — encoded protein: MKYLVCIFFLFLLFDRSFSQSELSFENLSIEDGLANNSVRTMFQDQQGFMWFGTLNGLSRYDGQKFKTFNYAPNDSTSISNNKVRDIFQDGAGYIWVSTYDENAHRFDPKTEKFVNFPLAFSDQLKTLEVHSIYESSPGVVWFSFNSGGCARVISKTDSEEFKLDFFNSDNGLISSDVNFIRKGRNGGVWFGTSAGLCYLSDDRSEQDTSSDFRYFLSEPSRSITAMYESDESIWVGCASGELFKINENHQEQVWKTPLRGTRRSDITFIEESKFGYLCIGSLKGLVLINKTTGELFHYTNRNSRLVTEYISSCYQDVNGDFWLVTSRRGVTRFQVREKRFTQYPLRPELRQSILEGEKQLFYEDVNGNLWVGIYGGGVSRFNRDTETFEQYLHDDENPESLSSNLVLSLAGDQSGNIWIGTYKRGANKANLRKTNFHSLQLDNSTKKDFSNEVRAIFEDSRNWIWTGDKRGDIVVYDQNFNQLFVLNDMLEDISISSGVYAFEEDYKRQIWIATKGSGIYVIRNLPERASSIQPGKLEISRLVSDSDNPASLAYNDVFDLHEDRNRQMWVALYHGGVNVIKNPLLPSQKILSYKHNEDDRFSISDDRVRCFWEDRDGNIWIGTASGLNFLSSEYRQTDDKKYITIERSDAEGGLSHNDIICITEDYKNRLWVGTYGGGVNRYVGTNDRDEFYFETFQQADGLSSNLVLSIVEDGDQTLWIGTDFGLNKYNPKMGSVDNYYIADGLTENSFSEGEALKTSTGKLMFGHISGMIWFSPDSIKKSYRQVPIVLTDFKINGKTNQKKLNRARSFVGNSAQAIHLNYDENFLTFEFAALDYKAPSKIQYKFKLEEYEQNWNNSGNLNTAIYRELEPGDYQFRLQASNSDGLWVNPEMKLAITITPPPWETVWAYLFYTLIITGILFLLRRFTLERIKLKHEVEFEKQIADDKLKFYTSISHEFKTPLALILGPVEDMLANAKLPAEMFSSLKMVKRNTRRLLELIDQLMDFRKIQKGFFKLNKINGDPVDFLSEIYQAFLPFSKKQNIHFSFVHDKKSLRAHLDYKALEKIVFNLLSNAFKHTESGRSIRLELSSNEMNGELTIAVIDEGEGIRETDLPHIFDRFNLGDRSKWKDESSTGIGLSLCRELVDLLGGEIFVESKRGEGSSFKIRFVGVLVLGDDINEVQPTYKEPSYTRQYIDTIKDDESGDDLISKTPKTDKRDQVLIVEDNPDLQKFLVEHLSQNYNVLQAYDGKEGVKLARKENPDLIICDVMMPEMDGLELTRIMKSEFYTSHIPIILLTAKSLEEHKIEGIEIGADDYITKPFNMVYLEKRVQNILKQRKQLKERFGKDTNIKTKELTSSKADQEFMDKVIRLVEENMTNSEFSVDKMLPEFGFGRTVFYKKMKGISGYSPKDFVRIVRMKKAAELLCSGGITVSEVAFDVGYSDPEYFSRMFKKHFGKTPSEYQKQNR